The window GTTGGAGTCATTGAGTACCAGCCTCCCAGCGCTCGAAGAAGCCCGTCGGGCCTTCTATTCGCAGCCTTCGGCGGATCAGTATCCGTTGCCGAACTGGCGGCCGTTGCGTCAGCCGATCCCAACGGGTGGATGCTCTACGAATAGACGCGAAGTCGTCCCGGGCAATCGATAAGATGCCCGGGACGATGCGCATCGATGCTGACATTCCGCGCGTCGCCGTCATGGCGGTGTGATAAGAGTTCTTGGCTGGCTGGAGGCGCTTGCATGCACACAGAATTAACTACTGTCGCCTTTCTTCTTATTACCTGCGTGATCGCTCACGCTGACGAGGCGGTTTCCACCGAGCCTCACGATCGCCAATCAACGCCTGCGATTGCCGCAGGAGGGCAAGCAACTGGGCAGTTCAGTTGGCAGGATTTCGGAGAGAGAGCAGTCCTGATTCATTCTTCAGGATCAGCGATCTACTTCCGTAGGATATCTACGCCGGAAGCCGGTGAGAACGCGAAGTGGCTTGGAGTCACGGAAGTTAGTCAAGCTCAGTGGCTCATGGTGATGGCGGATTGCCCTTCGGAGCACACGGGGTCTGAGTTGCCCGTAACGAACGTCAGTTGGTACGATGCCAACGACTACTGCGACTCCTTCAAGGACCTTCCTGTCAGAATTCGGCTTCCTTCTGTCTCAGAATGGGAAAGCGCCTGCAACTGTACCGGATATCCGGATTTCGAGGAGGCGCCAGCGCCTTTCTGGGCATGGTATCAACCCAATAGCCCAGATGGTCCTCATCCGGTCGGGACAAAGCCTGCGAATCCAAAGGGATTCTACAACATGCTGGGGAATGTGCAGGAATGGTGTCTGGATCAAGATCAGATGCGAATGGGGATGAAGGAATTCAAGGGCCAAGACATCCGACAGTGCAAAGGGGGTGAATGGGGGCTGCCAAATGATCTCCACCTCAATTGCGACACGACATGGGCCTTGCACGCAGGCGACTCGAATAGCCACATGGGATTTCGCATCTTGGCGGAGATGAAGGAATCGGCGGTCAAGTAGCCGGGGAATACTGGCAGGAGATCGAGACCGAAGCCGGCCTCTCCGAGGTCGAAACCCAGGCGTAGATGGCTCTCCAAATCACCGGAACCTTTGATAGCAAGCCACACAACTCGCGCGTCGGGGTTGCGCTTCGGGCCTGATTGGATTCTAACATCTGCCCGGACCGTGCGGTCCGTTGTTTGACCGACCCTCCGCGCGAGGACCGCAACTCGTTGATTTTGCGCACCTTACAGGCCATTCTGCTCGTCGCCGTCATGGCGGTGTGGGGAGAGGCACGGGCGGCCCCCGAGGTCCATTTGCCGCTGTTTCGTGTGCCGTCGGGGGCCGAGGTCGATCGGCTGATGGTGGCCGCGACCGATACGAGCCCACCGCTGCAGTTGGACGTCCCGGGGATCGCTGAAGTCTGGCGGATGAACGAACTGGTCATCGCCGGATCGGCTCCTCCGAATGAAGAGGCGTTGCGTGCACTGCGGAAGGAAGGCGTTCGCACGCTGATCAGCATCGACTTCGCTCCGCCGGATTTCTATGCGGCGGCAGCGCATGGAATGGCTTACGTCCACGTCCCGATGAGGTACGGGCACATCAACAGCGGCGAGCTGTACAATCTGCTCCGAGTCGCCAGTTGGATGGAGGGCAATTACTACATTCACGCCGCCCCGGGAGAAATCCGCGCGCTGCCCGTGGCGGCAATCACGGCGGGGTGGCTGGAAAATCGCAGTTCCGAACGAGCGCTTTTCCTCCTTCGCCGCGCGGGCTATCCCATCTCCAGGTCCGCCGTGTGGGCCGATATTGCCGGGCCTTATTACTACATCGATCGGGCTCGAATCGATTGGGTGCCGGAGGACTTTCCCGAGAAGGTCGGAATGCCCCCGACGATCTGGTGGATGCAGCACATGAACGAGTCGTTCGCCGTGCTGCGCGAGGCGGCGCGTTTCGGATGGGATGCGCCTCCGAACTACACGGAGACCTCCCCCGCGGCGGAAGCACAGAGCATTGCGCAGAGCCTCGAACGCCTTGGTCTGCTGAGCGGGGATTCGGACGCACACAAGCGAGAGCTCATGGAGCAAGCGGCGCAGAAGGCGCGTGCGCTTCAGGAAGCTGTCGAAATCAAGGACAGGCAGGCGATCGGCGAGGCATGGGAGGGACTGAAGTTCTCGTGTCTCGAATGCCATATCGCATACCGCGACGTGGAGTAAGCGCGGCCATCATTCACGCCCTGAGAATACAATCGCCCCCGACCGTTCGGCCGGGGGCGATTTTACTTTCCGATGGTAGTCCCAAGGGGATTCGAACCCCTGTTTCCGCCGTGAGAGGGCGGCGTCCTGGACCGGGCTAGACGATGGGACCCCAATCCTATGAAGAGAAACTTGTTGGCTGGGGAGGGAGGATTCGAACCCCCGACATCTTGATCCAGAGTCAAGCGTGCTACCAGCTGCACCACTCCCCAGCAGGAGGGCCTGCGACATCCTTGCCGCAAGCGTGTGAAGGTCATTACGGAGACCCTTGCGGCTCGTCAAGGCTAGAATCCGCGTTTTTTTCGCCAAACCGGCGGAACCAGATGCCGGTACACTCGGGCAAAATCGCCAACTGCTCGTCGCGGACTCGATCGGCCAGGATGTCGCCGAAGAAGAATCGCGTCAGCCGTTCAGCCTCGTCGACGGACTCGAATCGATAATCGGTCCGAATGGCATGACGAGAGAAGCCGTACTCCTCTTCGAAGGCTTGATAGAACTCCGCCAGCCACGGCACCGGAGGAGCAGGCTCGGTATTTCCGGTGCCGAGGGTCTCGATGATCACGGCTCCTCCGCCGGGACGCAGAACGCGGCGAATCTCCGCCATGACCGCTGCGAGTTTCTCGCCCCAGGCGTCGCGATACCACCCGGCCAGGTGCCCGAACGTCCAACCCGCCAGGACGAGATCGGCGCAGTTGTCCTCGCAGCGCAAAGCAGCATTGTCAGCCACGGCAAGCGTCCAGTTCTCGGGAAGGCCCGCGAGGCGTTCGCGCGCGACGGCCAGCATGGCATCTGCGGCGTCGAATGCCTGAACCGATCGAGCAAGCGGAACGATCTGGCGCGTCAGGCGGCCGGTGCCGGCCCCGAATTCGACGACGTCGCATCCTGCCGGGTCGGCGATCTCTCGAATTGCGCGGAGCAGATTGCCCTGGAAGTCCTCCCTCGAAACGAGGAGGTCGTAGTCGTCTGCCTGGGTGGCGTAGATTTTCTGAAAGTCGGCCATGAGGGTTGGTCCTGATTCGTGGTCTTGGCATGTTATCGTTCCGAAACCCCTGATGAGAGGATCAAGCGCGGGAGGTTACAAGAGAAGACTTTCCGCGGCTCTTGCGATGCCTCTATTCCGCTCTAAGGCGTCCGCTTCCGCTTGCCACTGTTGGGCGATGCGTCTTTCCATCGCGGCGGAGGTCGTCATGATTGCGTTTGTTACCGGAGCGACCGGCTTTGTCGGCCAGAATCTCTGCGAGCGCTTGCGCCGCGAAGAGTGGGAGGTTCGCGCGCTTGTCCGAAAGACCTCCCGGACGGATTTTCTGGAGAAGATCGGGTGTGAGTTTGTTCAGGGCACGCTTGAGTCCGAGAAAGCCATTGGACGTGCGACGGCCGATGCGGATGCGATCTTCCACCTGGCGGGACTGACGAAAGCGGTCCGCCCGCAGGAGTTTATGAAGGTCAACGCTTCGGGTACGAAGCATGTCCTGCTCGGCGCGCACGAGGCGGGCTTCAAGGGGCGGTTTCTGCACCTCAGCAGCCTCGCGGCGGCAGGCCCGGCAGTCGAAGGCAAGCCGCGTACCGAGGATGATCTCCCCGCGCCGGTCAGCCTTTACGGGCGCAGCAAGCTGAAGGGCGAGCAATTCGCCGCACGCGCACGAGAGGCCTTTCCCGTGACGATCCTTCGCCCCGGCGCGATCTACGGACCGCGGGAGCACGAAATCTACGAGATCCTGAAGCCGCTGAAGAAGACGGGCATCTCTGTGTCCGCCGGTCCGGATATCGACCTTCAGATGACGCACGTCGACGACGTGGTTTCTGCGCTCGTGGTCACAGCGAACGATTCCGCCGCGGCAAACCAGACGTATTTCGTCAACGATCCGCAGACCTGGCCCTACTCGCGCGTGATGGAGTTGATGGGCGACGCGCTCGAACGGCGCATTCGACAGATTCGTATTCCGCTGGCTGCGGGTTGGGCAGTGGGTGCAGTTCTCGATACCGCCGGACGAATCGCCGGTCGGCCGCTCTCTCCGTTCGGACGCGACAAGATGCGCGAACTGGCCGCAGGATCGTGGATCGCAGACAGTGGAAAGCTGACGCTCGAATGCGGGTGGAAAGCTCAATGGGCGCTGCCCGAAGGACTGCGCCAGACGATTCGCTGGTACCGCGAAAACGATTGGCTGTAAGCGCTTAGCAGCGTTCCTCCAGGTAGTCCTGGACAACGTAGAAGACGCAATTCAACCCCGCCAGCAAAACCGCAATCACGAGATAGAAGAGCAGGACGACGAGCGACTCGCCAAAGCCCCTTTGGTGATTTCCGAACATGCCTTTCAAGAAGGCGAGCACTCCGTAGCCGGTCGAGCCAATCGCTCCCAACATGACAAGGATTCGACAGAGCGGAAGCACGAACTCATACATCCAAGGCCCACGCTTTCCGTACACACCGCCTGGAGAAGGTGCGGGCGAACTCGCCATCTGAGCGACAGACCGCAAGTCCGTGCCGCAGTCGCAGAATTCCACCTCGTCAGGGTGCTTGCGATAGCAGGAAGGACAGGTCTTCATAGGTCATCCTCAAAGCTGGTCTACGGCACTGCCGCCAGTTCGTCCTGTGCGGCGTTGACATCTTCCGCCGAGGCGCCCGCTGCTTCGGCTGCGGCGATGGCCTGCAGATATATCGCGCGTGCTTCGGGGTAAGCGTGTGTCAGCGCCAACGCCCGGGCGTCGTGCAGCAATTGCATCCACTCCGGCGGATGCAGGAGTTCCGGCGGGTAGCTTGCCTTTCGTTCTGCAAGCACGCGCTCCATCGCTTCGTGCAGTTCCTCCCCCGCCGGGCGCAGGTCATCGAGTGTCAGTCCACTTCCAGGGAATTCCTTCTGCCAATCCGGAAGGGGCGCCACCGTGTCCAGCCATGCGAGGACAGCAGTCGTGAGGAAATCGCCTTCGTCAGTGGTCAGTTCTTCCAATGGTGGCTCGGGCAACGCGGTGACCTTGCCCTGAAGGCCGAATTGCTCGACATACGGATCAACGCGCCGCAGCCGATACGGATGCGTTGTGGGAGCATCGGTCATTTGCAGAATCAACTCGCTTCGAAGGATCGGCGCGACAACCAGGTCCGGCCGATTGAGATCGTTGCTTCGCAGCGCCTCGATCATGCCCTGGTATCGACTCGTCAACTCCATCGCCAAGTATCGCGGCGGATAAACAGGAGTGTTGAACGCATCATCCTGCAGCCACTTGCTCAAGATCAGCATGTTACGGCCGTTGTCGCGATCGCCTGCGAGCGACTCGTCGATCAAGTTTCTCAGAAGGTAGTAGATCACGCGCCCATTGAAGACGCCTTCGTGACTGCGGACCTCACGCGAAAGCGCCAACGACCAGAGGAAGATCGGCGTCGCTTCCTTGCGAAGTTCCTGGCGCCAGAGGTTCTCGCCAAGATTGAAGAACGCGGCCTGCATTTCCGGAGTGTCAGTCTTGTACGCCGTCCGTTGTGCCTCGATGGACCGAATATAGAAAGGCTCCGCTTCGGCCAGGCGCCCCTGGTCGAGAATTGCAATCGCAAGCGCGTTGTAAAGCGATGCGGTGTCGGGATGATCGGGGCCGAGCCGCTTCAGACGAATGTGCAGCGCGTGCCGCCAGATGGATTCCGCTTCCGGCAGACGTCCGCGCGTGAAGAAGAACTCCCAGGCGACGTCATGGTACAAGGAGCCGATGTCCGGGTGATCTTCGCCCTTGGTAGCGCGATAAATCGCGAGCGCTCGATACTCCAACGGTTCTGCCTCGTCGTATCGCCCAAGCGCACCCAGCGTCATGGCCAACGTGTGTGTCGCATCGGCGACTTCCGGGTGATCCGGGCCGTGATTCTTGAGCGCAATCTCGTAAGCGCGTCGCGCGTACGGTTCTGCCAGGTCTGGGCGACGGTGGAATCGATACAACTGTGCCAGGCTGTGGTTCGTCGCACCAACGGTGGTGGAGTCGGGACCATACAGCTCGGTCTCCAGCTCGAGCAGACGCAGGAACTCTTCCTCTGCAAGATCGTACCGCCCTTCGCCGAAGAGTTGCTGGGCAACGCTTGCCAACGCTTCAACGGTTTCAGGATGCTGCTCACCAAGCAATTCTTCGCGCAACTGCAGCGAGCGTTGGAAGTACGCCATCGCCTCGGCAGCGCGCCCGGCCGCATTCAACGCATCGCCGACTTCCTTGTAAGCACGCGCCGCCTCAGGCGACTCTTCGCCATAGAGTCGCTGATAAAGCGGCAAAGTGGGTGTGGAATACTCCGCCGCTCGATAAGGCTCTCCGAGAGCATCCCACTGATCGGCAAGTGTGAGCGACAACTCCGCCCACTGCGGCTCGAGAATGTTGAGACTCTGGCGATACAACGTGCGATAGGCATCCGCATCGGGATCGAGTTTCTGGTAAGCACTAGCCGTCAGCGCCAGGGCCCGCGCCGTATCCGGATGATCGGCCCCGCGCAGTTGGCGCGTGCGATCGACTGCCTGCTCAAGCAATTGCGTCGCGGATGTCAAATTGTCTGCCCGTGCCGCGGCAACGCCCATTCCGATTAGTGGCTCGGGAAGCGCCGGCAATTGATCATGCACGTCACGATACAGGCCATAGGCGCGCGTGATCTCATCCGTGGACTTACTGCGCGCGAGCAGAACATTCGCCTCTGCGAGCGTTAGTTGATATGGTGGAGGGCCGAGTGAATAACCGGCTTCCGCCAGGCGAGAATGCTCTGCTTCAAGTTCCTTCAGTTCCGTGAAGAGCGGCGCCAGTGCTTCTTCATCGAGCGTAGTGGAAGCGCTCGGGGTGATAGAATCCGGCAATGGCGCTAGTCGTCCAAGCCGTGGTGCCAGCGTTTCTTCGCGCTCTCGCAAAGCAGTTAGTTGTGCCAGCTTGCTTGCGCGCTCCTGGTGAACTTCCAATCGCTGCGCAGCGAGTCGACGCTCAAGGTCTTTGCGCGAGTTTGCCTGTCGCAACCCGAACACCACGACGAGCGAACCGCTCATCAGGATGATCAGGATGATGCTGGCGACCAGGAAGAGCTTGCGCTGCCGGTCTTTTTGAAGACGCAGCACTTCTTCCGCCTCAACGCCTTTGATCAGCTTCTCGCGCTTCTCCTCGTTTTCCACGGCACCGGCAAGCGTCCGTGCCAACTGAAGATCCCCGGCGTACAATGCCTGGTGCGCGTGGCGCTCGAGAACCTGCTGGCGCATTGTTTCTGCGCGTTCGTTGCCGGGCCACAATTGCAGCGCCCGCACAAGTCGCTGCTCCAGTTCCGTCAGTCGCTCGTAAGCGATGATCAACGCGCCGGTGCCTTCGAGGATGTTCTCGATTTCGTTCGTGATCTCCACACTCTCGCGCCGCCGACCTGCACCGCTCAAATACTCCTCAATCGCGAGTCGAAAATCCCGCGCCGAAGCGGGGCGGTCTTCCGGCTTCGTGGCCATGGCCTTGAACGCCAGGGTCGACAACTCCGGCGGACACCAGCTTGGTAGTTCTTCAATCTGATTGTGAACGGCCTGCAGGTAGGCGCCCTGTGCCGTGGGGGCGGTGTGGGGAGGCTTTCCGGCTACGATCGCGTAGAGGATGCCGCCGAGTAGATAAACGTCGGTGTGAAATCCGAGCCCATCCGGCGATTCGCATGTCTGCTCCGGAGCCATGAACGCCGGCGTGCCACACGGATTCGTGGCCGTCGCCAAAGACAGGAACTTCGGCACGTTCTCTCTCGAGTGCATCGGGACTTCCGACTGGATGCTGACGGCCAAGCCCCAGTCCATCAGAAAGACTTCGCCAAAGTCGCCGATCATGACCTGCTGCGGCTTGAGATCGCGATGGATGATTCCCTTCGCGTGCGCGTAGGCAACGGCATTGCAAACGTCGATCAGGATGCGCATATGCCGAGCCAGGTAGGCATCCAGGTTGAAGTCCGCCGCGCGTCGATCGGCGACGATGAGATGGTGCCACGGCGTGCCGCGAACCAGCTTCATCGCCAGCAGCGGTTCCTCTTTGCCGCGAGCCGCCGTGCGCCCAAGATCGTAGACGGGAACGATGTTCGGATGGTCCAGTTCGCCGCTGGTGAACGCTTCCTGCAGGAAAGCGGAAACCTCGCCGGCGGAAAGACACTTCACCGCAACTTCGCGCGCGAGTGAGGACTGCCACGCGCGCCAGATTTCGCCTTGGCCGCCCCGGGCAATGACTTCCTTCAGCACGAAGTCCGGACGATCCTGCTGCGGCTTGCGTTCTTCGAGCCGTTCCGGCAGTTCACCCTCCGCGCCGGCCGTTTCGGTCCCCGGTCCCATTGTCGGCGGAGTGGCCTTGCCGCCGAATGTCGGAATCTCGCTCTTCGAAACCGTCATGGCGTTGGATTCGCCGGACGGCTGCTGGATCGTGTGACGCGATGGCAACGAGGCCAACGCGTCGAATCCCGCCGGGGCGGTTTCGGTGCGCGGAGCTTCGAAGGACAATGTCTGGCTGGGATTCAACTGCGTCAAAGTCGCCATCTGCTCGGGCGACAAAGGCAGTTCCTCCTCCGGCATCTCCGTCGGAGCCTCGCTGAGCTCTTCAGGGTCCTTGGCCATTGATCCCCTCCTGGGGCGGCTGATCGTTTGATGCGTATGATGGGCGCTTGGCGGAGACACGAGCAAGCGGATTTGCCCCCACCGGCATTGACAGGACGTCGGCAGACTCCGCACATTTTCTCCCACGCGAGCGGGCTTGTTAGCGCCGCGGTCAACAAGGGATGAGTGGTATGAGCACCAGCGAGCGGGCCGAAGAGTGGCCCTACGAAGTTGGCGAATTCGTTTGTCATCAATGCGGCAATTGCTGCCGCGGCGAAGGTTACGTCGAGCTGAACAAGAAGAACATCGACGAGATCGCCGAGTTCCTCGGCCTCAGCCGAGAGTCCTTCCTCGACACCTACTGTCAATATGATCGCCCGACCCACAAGTGGCACCTGATCGACCAGTCGGATGACCTAAAGAGCTGCATCTTTCTGGCGCAGGACAATTCCTGTCGAATCAATCCGGTCAAGCCGCAGCAATGCCGAGACTTCCCGGCGCGGTGGCGTCCGGAAAACATCATGGATTTCTGCGAGGGATGGCGCGCCGCGGCGGGCCATCCCCCGGCGAACAAACGCACAATGTCCGAGGACTGAATATGGCGCGGGACGATGGGTGGCGGCCGGGCTATTTGGCCCTGCTGGAGAGTGGTGAACTGGAACGCCGAGCACAGGCGTTGGAGGAGATGCTGGCGGATTGCTGCGTGTGCCCGCGCGAGTGCCACAGCAATCGCCCCGGAGGGGAAACGGGCGGATGTCGCGCCGGCATCAATCCCATCGTCTCTTCCTATTGCCCCCACTTCGGCGAAGAACCTCCCATCTCCGGCAAACACGGTTCAGGAACGATCTTCTTCGGCCTCTGCAATCTACGCTGTGAGTTCTGTCAGAACTACCAGATCAGCCAGGACGTTGCCGAAGCGCGCGGCCACGAATGCACGATCCCACAACTGGCCGATCGGATGCTCGCGCTGCAGCGCCTCGGTTGCCACAACATCAACCTAGTTACCCCGACGCACTTCGTGCCGCAGATCGTACGCGCGCTGCTGATCGCTGCCCGCGGCGGGCTGCATATCCCGATCGTCTACAACACGAACGCCTATGATCATCTGGATGTACTGCGCCAACTCGAAGGCATCGTGGATATCTACCTGCCAGATCTGAAGTACGCCGATCCGGATGCGGCGCGGAAGTACTCGCACATTCGCGACTATCCGACGCATGCCCGCGCTGCACTGAAGGAGATGTTCCGCCAGGTCGGCGATGAAGTTCTGCTGAATGGCGATGGCGCTGCTCGGCGGGGCATGATCATCCGCCACCTGGTCCTGCCGAACGAGTTGTCAGGCACAGAAGACTGCCTGGAGTGGATCGCGACGGAACTGAGCCCGCACGTTTCGATCTCGCTGATGGCACAGTACTTTCCGGCGCATCAGGCGATGAATCATGTGCTGTTATCACGTCGCATCTCGATGCGCGAATACGGTCGCGCGCTCCGCGCCTGCGAGCGCTTCGGACTCGAGAACGTCCTGACGCAGGAACCGATTTCGTCGGAGTACTACCGCCCGGATTTCACTCAGGACGAACCGTTTACGCGGTGAATCACGGAGTACCCACGTTCCACAATCCGGCTGCCTGTTTCGCCTTTGCGATAAGAACAGGATAGCGATCCCCTTTCAAATTGCTCCCCCGGTGATGTCGTATGAGAATCACGGCAGGAGGGATGGTAATGGGACTTCGTAGTTTGCTCTCGCTGCTCGCGCTTCTGATGCTCGGGCCGATTACCGCTCGGGCAGAAGCAACAAAACCCGTCGTTGTGGCAACAACGCCGACGATGGAAGCGCGCGAAGTTGATCCGTCTCTTTC of the bacterium genome contains:
- a CDS encoding radical SAM protein; translation: MARDDGWRPGYLALLESGELERRAQALEEMLADCCVCPRECHSNRPGGETGGCRAGINPIVSSYCPHFGEEPPISGKHGSGTIFFGLCNLRCEFCQNYQISQDVAEARGHECTIPQLADRMLALQRLGCHNINLVTPTHFVPQIVRALLIAARGGLHIPIVYNTNAYDHLDVLRQLEGIVDIYLPDLKYADPDAARKYSHIRDYPTHARAALKEMFRQVGDEVLLNGDGAARRGMIIRHLVLPNELSGTEDCLEWIATELSPHVSISLMAQYFPAHQAMNHVLLSRRISMREYGRALRACERFGLENVLTQEPISSEYYRPDFTQDEPFTR
- a CDS encoding formylglycine-generating enzyme family protein: MHTELTTVAFLLITCVIAHADEAVSTEPHDRQSTPAIAAGGQATGQFSWQDFGERAVLIHSSGSAIYFRRISTPEAGENAKWLGVTEVSQAQWLMVMADCPSEHTGSELPVTNVSWYDANDYCDSFKDLPVRIRLPSVSEWESACNCTGYPDFEEAPAPFWAWYQPNSPDGPHPVGTKPANPKGFYNMLGNVQEWCLDQDQMRMGMKEFKGQDIRQCKGGEWGLPNDLHLNCDTTWALHAGDSNSHMGFRILAEMKESAVK
- a CDS encoding NAD(P)-dependent oxidoreductase, whose product is MIAFVTGATGFVGQNLCERLRREEWEVRALVRKTSRTDFLEKIGCEFVQGTLESEKAIGRATADADAIFHLAGLTKAVRPQEFMKVNASGTKHVLLGAHEAGFKGRFLHLSSLAAAGPAVEGKPRTEDDLPAPVSLYGRSKLKGEQFAARAREAFPVTILRPGAIYGPREHEIYEILKPLKKTGISVSAGPDIDLQMTHVDDVVSALVVTANDSAAANQTYFVNDPQTWPYSRVMELMGDALERRIRQIRIPLAAGWAVGAVLDTAGRIAGRPLSPFGRDKMRELAAGSWIADSGKLTLECGWKAQWALPEGLRQTIRWYRENDWL
- a CDS encoding cytochrome c, which gives rise to MILRTLQAILLVAVMAVWGEARAAPEVHLPLFRVPSGAEVDRLMVAATDTSPPLQLDVPGIAEVWRMNELVIAGSAPPNEEALRALRKEGVRTLISIDFAPPDFYAAAAHGMAYVHVPMRYGHINSGELYNLLRVASWMEGNYYIHAAPGEIRALPVAAITAGWLENRSSERALFLLRRAGYPISRSAVWADIAGPYYYIDRARIDWVPEDFPEKVGMPPTIWWMQHMNESFAVLREAARFGWDAPPNYTETSPAAEAQSIAQSLERLGLLSGDSDAHKRELMEQAAQKARALQEAVEIKDRQAIGEAWEGLKFSCLECHIAYRDVE
- a CDS encoding YkgJ family cysteine cluster protein; this translates as MSTSERAEEWPYEVGEFVCHQCGNCCRGEGYVELNKKNIDEIAEFLGLSRESFLDTYCQYDRPTHKWHLIDQSDDLKSCIFLAQDNSCRINPVKPQQCRDFPARWRPENIMDFCEGWRAAAGHPPANKRTMSED
- a CDS encoding class I SAM-dependent methyltransferase; the protein is MADFQKIYATQADDYDLLVSREDFQGNLLRAIREIADPAGCDVVEFGAGTGRLTRQIVPLARSVQAFDAADAMLAVARERLAGLPENWTLAVADNAALRCEDNCADLVLAGWTFGHLAGWYRDAWGEKLAAVMAEIRRVLRPGGGAVIIETLGTGNTEPAPPVPWLAEFYQAFEEEYGFSRHAIRTDYRFESVDEAERLTRFFFGDILADRVRDEQLAILPECTGIWFRRFGEKNADSSLDEPQGSP
- a CDS encoding serine/threonine-protein kinase encodes the protein MAKDPEELSEAPTEMPEEELPLSPEQMATLTQLNPSQTLSFEAPRTETAPAGFDALASLPSRHTIQQPSGESNAMTVSKSEIPTFGGKATPPTMGPGTETAGAEGELPERLEERKPQQDRPDFVLKEVIARGGQGEIWRAWQSSLAREVAVKCLSAGEVSAFLQEAFTSGELDHPNIVPVYDLGRTAARGKEEPLLAMKLVRGTPWHHLIVADRRAADFNLDAYLARHMRILIDVCNAVAYAHAKGIIHRDLKPQQVMIGDFGEVFLMDWGLAVSIQSEVPMHSRENVPKFLSLATATNPCGTPAFMAPEQTCESPDGLGFHTDVYLLGGILYAIVAGKPPHTAPTAQGAYLQAVHNQIEELPSWCPPELSTLAFKAMATKPEDRPASARDFRLAIEEYLSGAGRRRESVEITNEIENILEGTGALIIAYERLTELEQRLVRALQLWPGNERAETMRQQVLERHAHQALYAGDLQLARTLAGAVENEEKREKLIKGVEAEEVLRLQKDRQRKLFLVASIILIILMSGSLVVVFGLRQANSRKDLERRLAAQRLEVHQERASKLAQLTALREREETLAPRLGRLAPLPDSITPSASTTLDEEALAPLFTELKELEAEHSRLAEAGYSLGPPPYQLTLAEANVLLARSKSTDEITRAYGLYRDVHDQLPALPEPLIGMGVAAARADNLTSATQLLEQAVDRTRQLRGADHPDTARALALTASAYQKLDPDADAYRTLYRQSLNILEPQWAELSLTLADQWDALGEPYRAAEYSTPTLPLYQRLYGEESPEAARAYKEVGDALNAAGRAAEAMAYFQRSLQLREELLGEQHPETVEALASVAQQLFGEGRYDLAEEEFLRLLELETELYGPDSTTVGATNHSLAQLYRFHRRPDLAEPYARRAYEIALKNHGPDHPEVADATHTLAMTLGALGRYDEAEPLEYRALAIYRATKGEDHPDIGSLYHDVAWEFFFTRGRLPEAESIWRHALHIRLKRLGPDHPDTASLYNALAIAILDQGRLAEAEPFYIRSIEAQRTAYKTDTPEMQAAFFNLGENLWRQELRKEATPIFLWSLALSREVRSHEGVFNGRVIYYLLRNLIDESLAGDRDNGRNMLILSKWLQDDAFNTPVYPPRYLAMELTSRYQGMIEALRSNDLNRPDLVVAPILRSELILQMTDAPTTHPYRLRRVDPYVEQFGLQGKVTALPEPPLEELTTDEGDFLTTAVLAWLDTVAPLPDWQKEFPGSGLTLDDLRPAGEELHEAMERVLAERKASYPPELLHPPEWMQLLHDARALALTHAYPEARAIYLQAIAAAEAAGASAEDVNAAQDELAAVP